A genome region from Sardina pilchardus chromosome 22, fSarPil1.1, whole genome shotgun sequence includes the following:
- the LOC134069677 gene encoding uncharacterized protein LOC134069677, with translation MKRLLFLAAVTVCWFLVKAKPTIKMIPKYGLVYWGDTVTLKCSETPSEWLVNGTTHKLSNKNQILILPAVSSKDSGDYRCKTGEESDSLSIEVKDYLPPAFLTIVSEYAVVNKDESPLFQLFSDEGLTNWYCRILRDDRETYVRMEEKDKAGKTMQFYAEVRGATPEIIWCKRNGTKGVDTKRSNSISLRSSDTEVLLEIPPEPAVLGDPLTLRCEVRGGAKINAAEFYKDNVTLGSGVDGSYEISVTDGSVGSYTCTATFSYTYVNPHGALKKNVPSAPQTLTLIRESPPSADISKEESALVCTCPGCSDHPTFRWYHREPNAMYLKMREEKTSELTYDQPGEYACRAVWDKGASRRSKFENVGVVSGGSGSPAIYLVVVLIIAGLLFVGIALLCRNKRRGQSGLQGDVPMTRRKKAGEEGDDEKDPAYEALKGSDKDEYHTVRVDGADGGYEAVGAARAAKAGDGGDGGYEALKGKAQAEVYHTLGGPQSQGADGGYEALKLKGQGDGDGDVYHTLQQPQAQGAEGGYEALKGAKQSEYETLKSKAGDGGGGGGGEPE, from the exons ATGAAGAGACTCCTCTTCCTAGCAG CTGTAACAGTCTGCTGGTTCCTGGTTAAAGCCAAACCTACAA TCAAAATGATCCCAAAATATGGCCTTGTGTACTGGGGAGACACTGTAACGCTGAAATGTAGTGAGACGCCTTCTGAATGGCTCGTCAATGGTACAACCCACAAGCTATCAAACAAGAACCAAATTCTGATCCTGCCTGCTGTGTCATCTAAAGACTCTGGAGACTATCGGTGTAAAACTGGAGAGGAGAGCGACAGCTTGAGCATCGAAGTCAAGG ACTATCTCCCCCCTGCTTTCCTTACTATTGTGTCTGAGTATGCAGTGGTCAACAAGGATGAATCCCCATTATTTCAGCTGTTCTCAGATGAGGGCCTAACAAACTGGTACTGCCGTATTCTCCGAGATGATAGAGAGACTTATGTGAGAATGGAAGAAAAGGATAAGGCCGGGAAAACCATGCAGTTTTATGCTGAAGTTAGAGGAGCAACTCCAGAGATTATTTGGTGCAAGAGAAATGGAACGAAGGGTGTGGACACAAAACGCAGCAATTCAATCAGCCTCAGGAGCTCAG ATACGGAGGTGTTGTTAGAGATCCCCCCTGAACCAGCTGTGTTGGGAGACCCTCTGACACTGAGGTGTGAGGTCAGAGGAGGTGCCAAAATTAATGCAGCTGAATTCTACAAGGATAATGTAACACTCGGATCTGGTGTGGATGGTTCTTACGAGATCTCAGTCACTGATGGAAGTGTTGGCTCCTACACATGCACAGCCACCTTCAGCTACACCTACGTAAATCCTCATGGAGCCTTAAAGAAAAATGTGCCCTCAGCTCCtcaaacattaacattaatCAGAG AAAGTCCACCATCAGCCGACATTTCTAAGGAGGAATCAGCTCTAGTGTGTACCTGTCCTGGCTGTTCAGATCATCCAACGTTCCGTTGGTACCATCGGGAACCCAATGCTATGTACCTTAAAATGCGTGAGGAGAAGACAAGTGAACTCACCTATGACCAGCCTGGAGAGTATGCCTGCCGAGCCGTCTGGGACAAAGGTGCCTCTCGCCGCAGTAAATTCGAAAACGTCG GGGTCGTTTCGGGTGGTTCCGGCAGCCCAGCGATCTATCTTGTGGTGGTGCTCATTATAGCAGGATTGCTGTTTGTGGGAATTGCATTGCTGTGTCGTAATAAGCGGCGCGGGCAGTCTGGCCTGCAGGGAGACGTGCCGAtgacgaggaggaagaaggcCGGCGAGGAGGGCGACGACGAGAAGGACCCCGCTTACGAGGCCCTGAAAGGCTCCGACAAAGATGAGTACCACACCGTGCGAGTCGACGGTGCCGATGGAGGCTACGAGGCAGTCGGGGCGGCCAGGGCGGCCAAGGCAGGAGATGGAGGCGACGGAGGTTATGAGGCACTCAAGGGCAAAGCGCAGGCTGAAGTGTACCACACTCTGGGGGGTCCCCAAAGTCAGGGTGCAGATGGGGGGTATGAAGCGCTGAAGCTCAAAGGGcagggtgatggtgatggtgacgtGTACCACACTCTGCAGCAGCCCCAGGCCCAGGGCGCAGAGGGGGGGTATGAAGCTCTGAAGGGCGCTAAGCAGAGTGAATATGAAACCTTAAAGTCAAAGGCAGGGGAtgggggtggcggtggcggtggggaACCGGAGTAG